A stretch of the Malus sylvestris chromosome 10, drMalSylv7.2, whole genome shotgun sequence genome encodes the following:
- the LOC126585791 gene encoding farnesyl pyrophosphate synthase — translation MADLKSKFLKVYSVLKSELLEDPAFDFTKDSRQWVERMLDYNVPGGKLNRGLSVIDSYQLLQQGRELTEDEIFLASALGWCIEWLQAFFLVLDDIMDGSHTRRGQPCWFRLPKVGMIAVNDGVVLRNHIPRILRKYFREKPYYVDLLDLFNEVEFQTASGQMIDLITTIEGEKDLSKYSLSIHRRIVQYKTAYYSFYLSVACALLMSGEELEKHIDVKNILVEMGIYFQVQDDYLDCFGDPETIGKIGTDIEDFKCSWLVVKALELCNEEQKKVLHENYGKPDPENVATVKALYKELDIEGVFADYESKSYKKLTSWIEGHPSKAVQAVLKSFLGKIYKRQK, via the exons ATGGCGGATCTCAAGTCAAAGTTTCTGAAGGTGTACTCCGTTCTGAAATCGGAGCTGTTGGAAGACCCTGCTTTCGACTTCACCAAGGACTCTCGCCAATGGGTCGAGCGG ATGCTGGACTACAATGTGCCTGGAG GAAAGCTCAATCGGGGATTGTCTGTTATTGACAGCTATCAGTTGTTGCAACAAGGAAGGGAATTAACTGAAGATGAAATCTTCCTGGCCAGCGCTCTCGGTTGGTGCATCGAATGG CTTCAAGCATTTTTTCTGGTTCTTGATGACATCATGGATGGCTCTCACACACGGCGTGGTCAGCCTTGCTGGTTTAGATTGCCCAAG GTTGGTATGATTGCAGTAAATGATGGTGTTGTGCTTCGAAACCATATCCCAAGGATTCTCAGAAAGTACTTCAGAGAAAAGCCATATTACGTGGATCTTCTTGATTTGTTCAATGAG GTGGAATTTCAAACTGCCTCAGGTCAGATGATAGATTTGATCACTACCATCGAAGGAGAAAAAGATCTATCCAAATACTCATTGTCAAT TCACCGCCGTATTGTTCAGTACAAGACTGCCTATTACTCATTTTACCTTTCC GTTGCATGTGCATTGCTTATGTCAGGTGAGGAACTGGAAAAACATATTGATGTAAAAAACATTCTTGTTGAGATGGGGATCTACTTTCAAGTACag GATGATTATTTGGATTGCTTTGGTGATCCGGAAACGATTGGTAAG ATAGGAACAGATATTGAAGATTTCAAGTGCTCTTGGTTGGTGGTGAAAGCTTTGGAACTCTGCAATGAGGAACAAAAGAAAGTACTACAT GAGAATTATGGGAAACCAGACCCAGAAAATGTGGCAACAGTAAAGGCCCTCTACAAAGAACTCGATATTGAG GGTGTATTTGCGGATTATGAGAGCAAAAGCTACAAGAAACTGACGAGTTGGATTGAAGGGCACCCAAGCAAAGCGGTGCAAGCAGTGTTGAAGTCCTTCTTGGGCAAGATTTACAAGAGGCAGAAATAG
- the LOC126585790 gene encoding C2 and GRAM domain-containing protein At1g03370-like → MKLVVQVLGARDLPAMDLNGFSDPYVKVQLGKHKLRTKVVKKTLNPYWGEEFTFRVDDLNDELVISVFDEDKYFNDDFVGSVRIPVSQVFDARNKSLETAWHPLHPKSKKSKNKDCGEILLAIHFSSNNSFVDSASEGGDIGSESPSRSFSGVSESASPVRVRPEETASFKDFKEEKICSQKTFAGRIAQIFNKNPDLLSASSSRVDLSELSEAAKPEVCESSPEDQSSSATFEELMKTIQSRDQESETPTNLPGGVLVDQLYVTPPQDLNTLLFSTDSGFQKEVAEAQGTTELDPGQWKLDTSTESVKRVVTYVKAATKLIKAVKGTEDQTYLKADGKVFAVLASVSTPDVPYGRTFKTELLYCITPGPELPSGEQSSRLVISWRMNFLQSTMMKGMIENGARQGLKESFDHYATILSQNVKPVDSKDLGSNKDQVLASLQAEPQSDWKLAVQYFANFPVISTLFIGLYMFVHIWLAQPSTIQGLEFVGLDLPDSIGEFIVCGVLVLQGERVLGLISRFMQARAQNGSDHGVKAQGDGWLLTVALIEGSNIAAVDSSGFSDPYVVFTCNGKTRTSSIKFQKCDPTWNEIFEFDAMDEPPSVLDVEVYDFDGPFDEAISLGHAEINFVKTNISDLADLWVPLQGKLAQACQSKLHLRIFLNNTRGGNVVNQFLTKMEKEVGKKITVRSPQTNSAFQKLFGLPPEEFLINDFTCHLKRKMPLQGRLFLSARIIGFHANLFGHKTKFFFLWEDIEDIQVVPPTLSSMGSPIIVMTLRQGRGMDARHGAKTQDEEGRLKFHFQSFVSFNVANRTIMALWKARSLSPEQKVKIVEEESDVKIQAEESGSFLGLDDVSMSEVYSAAHSVPTNFFIELFGGGELDRRVMEKAGCLNYSYTPWESEKGDVCVRQIYYRFDKRVSQYRGEVTSTQQKSRLPDRNGWLVQEVSSLHAVPLGDYFNLHVRYQIEDLPSTPKGCQVRVYFGVEWLKSTRHQKRITKNVLKNLQDRLKDTFSVVEKEFTI, encoded by the exons atgaagcTGGTGGTTCAAGTATTGGGGGCTCGGGATCTACCAGCGATGGATCTCAACGGCTTCAGCGATCCTTACGTGAAGGTGCAGCTGGGGAAGCACAAGCTCAGGACCAAAGTGGTCAAGAAGACCTTAAACCCCTATTGGGGGGAAGAGTTCACCTTCAGGGTCGACGACCTCAACGACGAGCTCGTCATCTCTGTCTTCGACGAGGACAAGTACTTCAACGACGACTTCGTTGGCTCCGTCCGCATCCCTGTTTCCCAAGTCTTCGATGCCCGCAACAAGTCCCTTGAAACTGCTTGGCACCCTCTCCACCCCAAGAGTAAAAAATCCAAGAACAAGGATTGCG GCGAGATTCTTCTTGCAATACATTTTTCTTCAAACAATTCATTCGTGGACTCGGCTTCTGAGGGTGGTGACATAGGAAGTGAATCACCTTCAAGGTCTTTCAGTGGTGTTTCAGAATCAGCTTCTCCTGTGAGAGTGAGACCAGAAGAAACAGCATCTTTTAAGGACTTTAAGGAAGAAAAGATTTGTTCTCAGAAGACCTTTGCTGGTCGCATAGCTCAGATATTCAATAAAAATCCAGATTTGCTTTCAGCCTCCTCTAGCAGAGTGGACCTGTCTGAGCTGTCTGAAGCTGCTAAACCCGAAGTTTGTGAGAGCAGCCCCGAGGATCAGTCCTCTTCCGCTACATTTGAAGAATTGATGAAAACAATACAGTCACGAGATCAAGAGAGTGAAACCCCAACCAACTTACCAGGAGGAGTGCTTGTGGATCAACTGTACGTCACTCCACCCCAAGACCTAAACACATTACTATTTTCAACAGATTCAGGTTTTCAAAAAGAGGTGGCAGAAGCGCAGGGAACTACAGAATTGGATCCGGGGCAATGGAAATTAGATACCAGCACCGAGAGCGTCAAAAGAGTGGTGACATACGTTAAGGCTGCAACTAAGTTGATAAAGGCTGTCAAAGGAACTGAGGACCAAACGTATCTCAAAGCCGACGGGAAGGTTTTTGCAGTTTTAGCAAGCGTAAGCACTCCTGATGTTCCCTATGGGCGGACTTTTAAGACGGAGTTGCTCTACTGCATAACACCTGGCCCCGAGCTGCCATCTGGAGAGCAATCTTCACGTCTGGTAATATCCTGGCGGATGAATTTTCTGCAGAGCACCATGATGAAAGGAATGATAGAAAATGGAGCTCGACAAGGTTTAAAGGAAAGTTTTGACCACTATGCTACTATATTGTCTCAGAATGTTAAGCCAGTCGATTCAAAGGATCTTGGATCCAATAAGGATCAGGTTTTGGCATCACTGCAAGCTGAACCCCAGTCTGATTGGAAGCTGGCAGTACAGTATTTTGCCAATTTCCCTGTGATCTCCACATTATTTATTGGATTGTATATGTTTGTACACATCTGGCTTGCCCAACCCAGCACTATTCAAGGGTTGGAGTTTGTTGGGCTTGACTTGCCAGATTCAATTGGTGAATTCATCGTCTGTGGTGTCCTGGTTCTTCAAGGAGAAAGGGTGCTGGGGTTGATCTCACGCTTCATGCAGGCCAGAGCACAAAACG GCAGTGATCATGGAGTCAAAGCCCAAGGAGATGGTTGGTTGCTAACTGTTGCATTGATTGAAGGAAGTAACATAGCAGCTGTTGATTCGAGTGGGTTTTCTGATCCATATGTGGTGTTCACTTGCAATGGGAAAACTAGAACCAGCTCAATCAAGTTCCAGAAATGCGATCCTACATGGAATG AAATATTTGAGTTTGATGCAATGGATGAACCTCCTTCTGTGTTGGATGTGGAAGTTTATGATTTTGATGGACCTTTTGATGAAGCTATCTCTCTGGGCCATGCTGAAATCAATTTTGTAAAAACTAATATATCAGATTTAGCTGACTTGTGGGTTCCTCTTCAAGGAAAGTTAGCTCAGGCATGCCAGTCAAAACTCCACCTGAGAATTTTCTTAAACAATACAAGAGGTGGCAACGTCGTAAATCAATTTTTGACTAAGATGGAGAAGGAGGTGGGAAAGAAG ATAACTGTGCGGTCTCCTCAAACAAATTCAGCATTCCAAAAACTGTTTGGGCTTCCACCGGAGGAATTTCTCATCAACGACTTTACCTGTCACTTGAAACGAAAAATGCCCCTGCAG GGCCGCCTATTTCTTTCTGCAAGAATAATTGGTTTCCATGCAAATTTATTTGGTCACAAGACAAAGTTCTTTTTCCTGTGGGAGGATATAGAGGATATTCAAGTTGTACCTCCAACTCTGTCATCTATGGGCAGTCCAATTATAGTCATGACTCTGCGGCAGGGTAGAGGTATGGATGCAAGGCATGGTGCAAAGACACAAGATGAGGAAGGCAGGCTCAAGTTCCATTTCCAGTCCTTTGTATCTTTCAATGTAGCTAACAG GACAATCATGGCTCTTTGGAAAGCTAGGTCTTTGAGTCCTGAGCAGAAGGTGAAAATAGTTGAAGAAGAATCCGATGTCAAGATccaagctgaagagagtgggtcTTTCTTGGGCCTTGATGATGTCAGCATGTCTGAGGTTTATTCTGCAGCTCATTCCGTTCCt ACAAATTTCTTCATAGAGCTATTTGGCGGAGGTGAATTGGACCGTAGAGTTATGGAGAAAGCTGGTTGTCTTAACTACTCTTACACCCCATGGGAATCAGAGAAGGGCGATGTCTGTGTGAGGCAAATATATTACAGATTTGATAAACGTGTGTCCCAATATAGAGGAGAGGTGACTAGTACTCAGCAAAAATCTCGCCTCCCTGATAGAAATGGTTGGCTTGTACAAGAGGTCTCGAGCCTCCATGCAGTACCACTTGGCGACTATTTCAAT CTTCACGTTCGATACCAAATCGAGGATTTGCCCTCAACACCAAAGGGATGCCAGGTAAGAGTATACTTTGGGGTTGAGTGGCTCAAAAGCACTCGGCATCAGAAAAGAATTACAAAAAACGTGCTTAAGAATCTGCAAGATCGCCTGAAGGACACCTTCAGTGTAGTTGAGAAGGAATTCACGATATAG
- the LOC126586017 gene encoding uncharacterized protein LOC126586017 has product MVGPRRHFLPLLLFSLSVLFFFSYYHSSLPHSPPSPNPKFTLLPQNSHSNPNFTFIIKVLAFNRLDSVARCLRSLAAANYLTDEVHIHVYVDHFALGDPPSNIDQKLQESHRILEFVDGFEWKFGNKLVHYRTANVGLQAQWLEAWWPSSNNEFAFVVEDDLEVSPLYYKFLRSLIVNYYYNASNYRPYIYGASLQRPRFVPGKHGNKLQMDDRTRLFLYQLVGTWGQLLFPKPWKEFRMWYDDHKAKGIKPFLDGMVTTGWYKKMGEKIWTPWFIKFIHTRGYFNIYTNFLHERALSVSHRDAGVNYGKTAGPDSHILDKSSLDSDFWDMQPLSDLKWYDFCFREKLPDRVVGSLDELGSVLNSVQKHDTVIIVSLFGVSELAVRNLLCHFESLNIWNYVLIGPESDLVFDLARRGHPVIGTNQFLKSVGAYKLMSLQDSYVEMIKVYVLKKCLESGYNAWVVDGNMLPLSSDLFVESDLSYDFYIGKSSELFFARRSFAQNIGGDDFISKFATMANALLVRQSISFGYIMAKLLEEKGVKVKSLNETSFGLMIGNSNVNESLGDGKQMVFWSSDMASDLVHKRLQEFGIWTVNDDLSCKAVVCH; this is encoded by the exons ATGGTGGGACCAAGGAGACACTTCCTCCCACTTCTCCTCTTTTCTCTCTccgtcctcttcttcttctcctactACCACTCCTCTCTTCCCCACTCCCCCCCAAGCCCTAACCCTAAATTCACTCTGCTTCCCCAAAATTCTCACTCTAACCCCAATTTCACCTTCATCATCAAGGTCCTTGCCTTCAATCGACTTGACTCGGTAGCTCGCTGCCTACGTTCCCTTGCTGCTGCTAACTACCTCACTGACGAGGTCCATATCCACGTCTACGTTGACCATTTTGCCCTTGGGGATCCCCCTTCAAACATTGATCAAAAGTTGCAGGAGTCGCATCGGATTTTGGAGTTTGTGGATGGGTTTGAGTGGAAATTTGGGAACAAACTTGTCCATTACCGGACTGCAAATGTTGGCCTTCAGGCCCAGTGGTTGGAAGCCTGGTGGCCTAGTTCTAACAACGAGTTTGCTTTTGTTGTGGAAGATGACTTGGAGGTCTCACCGCTGTATTACAAGTTTCTGAGAAGTCTGATTGTGAATTACTATTACAATGCCTCTAACTATCGTCCCTACATCTACGGGGCATCACTGCAGCGACCAAGGTTTGTCCCAG GTAAACATGGGAACAAACTACAAATGGATGATAGAACGCGACTCTTCTTGTACCAACTAGTTGGCACTTGGGGTCAGCTTCTCTTTCCTAAACCTTGGAAAGAGTTTAGGATGTGGTATGACGATCACAAGGCAAAGGGCATTAAGCCATTTCTTGATGGCATG GTGACAACTGGGTGGTATAAAAAGATGGGAGAGAAGATATGGACACCTTGGTTCATTAAATTCATTCATACTCGTGGCTATTTTAATATCTACACCAATTTTTTGCATGAGAGAGCGCTCAGTGTCTCTCACAGGGATGCTGGTGTTAATTATGGGAAAACAGCTGGGCCTGATTCCCATATACTGGATAAAAGTTCTCTTGATTCAGATTTTTGGGATATGCAACCGTTGAGTGATCTTAAgtggtatgatttttgtttcagAGAAAAACTTCCTGACAGAGTTGTTGGGAGCCTTGATGAACTCGGATCTGTTCTTAATTCTGTGCAGAAACATGACACCGTTATTATTGTGAGCCTATTTGGGGTATCAGAGCTGGCAGTAAGGAACTTGCTCTGCCACTTTGAGAGTCTAAATATATGGAACTATGTACTTATTGGCCCTGAATCTGACTTAGTGTTTGATCTGGCAAGAAGAGGACATCCGGTGATTGGTACAAACCAGTTCCTGAAGAGTGTCGGAGCTTACAAATTGATGTCTCTCCAAGATTCATATGTGGAAATGATCAAGGTCTATGTATTAAAAAAGTGTTTAGAATCTGGGTACAATGCCTGGGTGGTGGATGGGAACATGCTTCCTCTCAGCAGTGACCTTTTTGTTGAGTCTGATCTCTCATACGATTTCTACATAGGGAAGAGCTCAGAACTTTTCTTTGCCAGAAGATCCTTCGCTCAGAATATTGGTGGTGATGATTTTATATCCAAATTTGCAACGATGGCGAACGCTTTGCTAGTAAGACAGAGCATAAGTTTTGGTTACATAATGGCAAAGCTTTTGGAAGAGAAGGGTGTGAAGGTCAAGAGTCTCAACGAGACAAGCTTTGGTCTCATGATCGGTAACAGTAATGTTAACGAATCTTTGGGGGATGGAAAACAAATGGTCTTTTGGTCTAGTGATATGGCTTCAGATTTAGTTCATAAGCGGCTTCAAGAATTTGGTATTTGGACCGTAAATGATGACTTGTCTTGCAAGGCTGTTGTTTGTCACTAG